A single Mustela lutreola isolate mMusLut2 chromosome X, mMusLut2.pri, whole genome shotgun sequence DNA region contains:
- the UBA1 gene encoding ubiquitin-like modifier-activating enzyme 1: MSSSPLSKKRRVSGPDPKPGSNCSPAHSVLSEVPSVPTNGMAKNGSEADIDEGLYSRQLYVLGHEAMKRLQTSSVLVSGLRGLGVEIAKNIILGGVKAVTLHDQGTAQWADLSSQFYLREEDIGKNRAEVSQPRLAELNSYVPVSAYTGPLVEDFLSGFQVVVLTNTPLEDQLRVGEFCHNRGIKLVVADTRGLFGQLFCDFGEEMILTDSNGEQPLSAMVSMVTKDNPGVVTCLDEARHGFENGDFVSFSEVQGMVELNGSQPMEIKVLGPYTFSICDTSNFSDYIRGGIVSQVKVPKKISFKSLLASLAEPDFVMTDFAKYSRPAQLHIGFQALHQFCAQHGRPPWPRNEEDATELVTLARAVNTRAPRAVQQDNLDEDLIRKLAYVAAGDLAPVNAFIGGLAAQEVMKACSGKFMPIMQWLYFDALECLPEDKEALTEDKCHPRQNRYDGQVAVFGSDLQEKLGKQKYFLVGAGAIGCELLKNFAMIGLGCGEGGEIVVTDMDTIEKSNLNRQFLFRPWDVTKLKSDTAAAAVRQMNPHIRVTSHQNRVGPDTERIYDDDFFQNLDGVANALDNVDARMYMDRRCVYYRKPLLESGTLGTKGNVQVVIPFLTESYSSSQDPPEKSIPICTLKNFPNAIEHTLQWARDEFEGLFKQPAENVNQYLTDPKFVERTLRLAGTQPLEVLEAVQRSLVLQRPQTWADCVSWACHHWHTQYSNNIRQLLHNFPPDQLTSSGAPFWSGPKRCPHPLTFDVNNPLHLDYVMAAANLFAQTYGLTGSQDRAAVATLLRSVQVPEFTPKSGVKIHVSDQELQSANASVDDSRLEELKATLPSPEKLPGFKMYPIDFEKDDDSNFHMDFIVAASNLRAENYDIPPADRHKSKLIAGKIIPAIATTTAAVVGLVCLELYKVVHGHRQLDSYKNGFLNLALPFFAFSEPLAAPRHQYYNQEWTLWDRFEVQGLLPNGEEMTLKQFLDYFKTEHKLEITMLSQGVSMLYSFFMPAAKLKERLDQPMTEIVSRVSKRKLGRHVRALVLELCCNDESGEDVEVPYVRYTIR, encoded by the exons ATGTCCAGCTCGCCGCTGTCCAAGAAACGTCGCGTGTCCGGGCCTGATCCAAAGCCGGGTTCTAACTGTTCCCCTGCCCACTCCGTGTTGTCCGAAGTGCCCTCGGTGCCAACCAAC GGAATGGCGAAGAACGGCAGTGAAGCAGACATAGATGAGGGCCTTTACTCCCGGCAGCT GTATGTGTTGGGCCATGAGGCCATGAAGCGGCTCCAGACCTCCAGCGTCCTGGTGTCCGGCCTACGGGGCCTGGGCGTGGAGATTGCCAAGAACATCATCCTTGGTGGGGTCAAGGCTGTCACCCTGCATGACCAGGGCACTGCCCAGTGGGCTGACCTCTCCTCCCAG TTCTACCTGCGGGAGGAGGACATCGGTAAAAACCGGGCTGAGGTCTCCCAGCCCCGCCTCGCCGAACTCAACAGCTATGTGCCTGTCAGTGCCTACACCGGGCCTCTGGTCGAGGACTTCCTTAGTGGCTTTCAG GTGGTGGTCCTCACCAACACCCCCCTGGAGGACCAGCTGCGGGTCGGTGAGTTCTGTCACAACCGTGGCATCAAGCTGGTGGTGGCAGACACGCGGGGCCTATTTGG GCAGCTCTTTTGTGACTTTGGAGAGGAAATGATCCTCACAGATTCCAATGGGGAGCAGCCTCTCAGTGCTATGGTTTCTATGGTCACCAAG GACAACCCCGGTGTGGTCACCTGCCTGGATGAGGCCCGACATGGGTTTGAGAATGGCGACTTTGTCTCCTTTTCAGAAGTACAGGGCATGGTTGAACTCAATGGAAGTCAGCCCATGGAGATCAAAGTCTTGG GCCCTTACACCTTTAGCATCTGTGACACCTCTAACTTCTCTGATTACATCCGTGGAGGCATTGTCAGTCAGGTCAAAGTACCTAAGAAGATCAGCTTT AAATCCTTGCTGGCCTCACTGGCAGAGCCTGACTTTGTGATGACGGACTTTGCCAAGTATTCCCGACCTGCCCAGCTGCACATTGGCTTCCAGGCCCTACAccagttctgtgctcagcatggccGGCCCCCTTGGCCCCGCAACGAG GAGGATGCAACAGAGCTGGTGACCTTAGCCCGAGCGGTGAATACACGAGCCCCGCGAGCGGTGCAGCAGGACAACCTGGATGAGGATCTCATCCGAAAGCTGGCCTATGTGGCTGCTGGGGATCTGGCGCCCGTAAACGCTTTCATTGGGGGCCTGGCTGCCCAGGAGGTCATGAAG GCCTGCTCTGGGAAGTTTATGCCCATCATGCAATGGCTGTACTTTGATGCCCTGGAGTGTCTCCCTGAGGACAAAGAGGCCCTCACAGAGGACAAGTGCCACCCG CGCCAGAACCGTTACGATGGGCAGGTGGCCGTGTTCGGCTCTGACCTACAGGAGAAGTTGGGCAAGCAGAAGTACTTCCTA GTGGGTGCAGGAGCCATTGGCTGTGAGCTGCTCAAGAACTTCGCCATGATtgggctgggctgtggggagggCGGAGAAATTGTCGTTACAGACATGGACACTATTGAGAAATCAAATCTGAACCGGCAGTTTCTATTCCGACCCTGGGACGTCACG AAGTTAAAGTCTGACACGGCTGCTGCAGCTGTGCGTCAGATGAATCCACACATCCGGGTGACAAGCCACCAGAACCGTGTGGGCCCTGACACGGAGCGCATCTATGACGATGATTTCTTCCAAAATCTGGATGGTGTGGCCAATGCCCTCGACAATGTGGATGCCC GCATGTACATGGACCGCCGCTGTGTGTACTACCGTAAGCCGCTGCTGGAGTCTGGCACACTGGGCACCAAGGGCAACGTGCAGGTGGTGATCCCCTTCCTGACAGAGTCCTACAGCTCTAGCCAGGATCCGCCTGAGAAGTCCATCCCCATCTGCACCCTGAAGAACTTCCCCAACGCCATTGAGCACACCCTGCAG TGGGCGCGGGATGAGTTTGAAGGCCTCTTCAAGCAGCCGGCAGAAAACGTGAATCAGTACCTCAC AGACCCCAAGTTTGTGGAGCGGACCCTGCGGCTGGCAGGCACCCAACCCCTGGAGGTGCTAGAGGCTGTACAGCGCAGTCTGGTGCTGCAGCGGCCGCAGACCTGGGCCGACTGCGTGAGCTGGGCCTGCCACCACTGGCACACCCAGTACTCCAACAACATCCGGCAGCTGCTGCATAACTTCCCTCCCGACCAG CTCACAAGCTCGGGAGCTCCATTCTGGTCCGGGCCCAAACGCTGTCCACACCCACTCACCTTTGATGTCAACAAT cccctgcatcTGGACTACGTGATGGCTGCCGCCAACCTGTTTGCCCAGACCTATGGGCTGACGGGCTCTCAGGACCGAGCTGCTGTGGCCACACTCCTACGGTCTGTGCAGGTCCCCGAGTTTACCCCCAAGTCTGGCGTCAAGATCCACGTCTCTGACCAGGAGCTGCAGAGCGCCAATGCCTCAGTTG ATGACAGCCGTCTCGAGGAGCTCAAGGCCACACTGCCCAGTCCAGAAAAGCTCCCTGGATTCAAGATGTATCCCATCGACTTTGAGAAG GATGATGACAGCAATTTCCATATGGATTTCATTGTGGCGGCATCCAATCTCCGGGCAGAGAACTATGACATTCCCCCTGCGGACCGGCACAAG AGCAAGCTGATTGCAGGGAAGATCATTCCAGCCATTGCCACGACCACAGCAGCTGTGGTTGGCCTTGTGTGTCTGGAGTTGTATAAAGTGGTGCACGGGCACCGACAGCTTGACTCCTACAAGAATGGTTTCCTCAACTTGGCCCTGCCCTTCTTTGCCTTCTCCGAACCCCTTGCGGCACCCCGTCACCAG TACTATAACCAGGAGTGGACGTTGTGGGATCGCTTTGAGGTCCAGGGGCTGCTGCCTAACGGTGAGGAGATGACGCTCAAACAGTTCCTGGACTACTTTAAG aCAGAGCATAAATTGGAGATCACCATGCTGTCCCAGGGTGTGTCCATGCTCTACTCCTTTTTCATGCCAGCCGCCAAGCTCAAGGAACGGTTGGATCAGCc GATGACAGAGATAGTAAGCCGTGTGTCGAAGCGAAAGCTGGGCCGCCATGTGCGGGCGCTGGTGCTTGAGCTGTGCTGCAACGACGAGAGCGGCGAGGACGTCGAGGTCCCCTATGTACGATACACCATCCGCTGA